In a genomic window of Paraburkholderia acidiphila:
- a CDS encoding helix-turn-helix domain-containing protein yields the protein MKIIVQTPGGLGEILQSARKARGMTQAQAAANLGIGQPRLSALETTGAASLSLEQMLALFALYGLELCVQSREAAAGTPEW from the coding sequence ATGAAAATCATCGTCCAGACGCCAGGCGGGCTAGGCGAGATTCTGCAATCGGCCCGCAAGGCGCGCGGCATGACCCAGGCGCAGGCCGCGGCGAATCTCGGCATCGGCCAGCCGCGCCTCTCCGCGCTCGAAACCACGGGCGCCGCCAGCCTCTCACTCGAGCAGATGCTCGCGCTTTTCGCGCTCTACGGGCTCGAACTCTGCGTGCAGTCGCGCGAGGCGGCAGCCGGCACGCCGGAGTGGTGA
- the ssuD gene encoding FMNH2-dependent alkanesulfonate monooxygenase, which produces MSLDIFWFLPTSGDTRYLGKSDFGRAPTNAYMRQIAVTAEELGYDGLLIPTGSSCLDPWVTAASLAPVTQRIKLLVALRTSLGGPTASARQAATLDQALNGRLLLNVVPGGDATELAADGVFLGHDERYEAADEFLSIWRDLLRGETVNFEGKHLRVQGAQNFHAPVQTPHPPLYFGGSSPAAHELAAKHVDAYLTWGEPPEAVAQKFADIRARAARHGRTLRLGVRLHVIVRETNDEAWAAAERLISKLDDDDIRRAQENYARMDSVGQRRMAELHGGSRDKLEISPNLWAGVGLVRGGAGTALVGDPQIVAARLKEYVDAGADSFVLSGYPHLEEAIRFAELVFPLLPGKKPVTLRDQALTGGAFDVRAR; this is translated from the coding sequence ATGAGCCTCGATATTTTCTGGTTCTTGCCGACTTCCGGCGACACCCGCTACCTCGGCAAATCCGACTTCGGCCGCGCGCCGACCAACGCCTATATGCGCCAGATTGCCGTTACCGCCGAAGAACTCGGCTACGACGGCCTCCTCATTCCCACCGGCAGCAGTTGTCTCGACCCGTGGGTGACGGCCGCGAGCCTTGCGCCCGTCACGCAGCGCATCAAGCTGCTCGTCGCGCTGCGCACGTCGCTCGGCGGTCCCACCGCTTCGGCGCGCCAGGCGGCCACGCTCGACCAGGCGTTGAACGGCCGTTTGCTGCTCAACGTCGTGCCGGGCGGCGACGCCACCGAACTCGCGGCAGACGGCGTGTTTCTCGGGCACGACGAGCGCTACGAAGCCGCCGACGAATTCCTCTCGATCTGGCGCGACCTGCTGCGCGGCGAGACGGTGAACTTCGAGGGCAAGCATTTGCGCGTGCAGGGCGCGCAGAACTTTCACGCGCCGGTGCAGACGCCGCATCCGCCGCTGTATTTCGGCGGCTCGTCGCCGGCGGCGCACGAACTGGCGGCAAAGCATGTGGATGCCTACCTCACGTGGGGCGAGCCGCCCGAGGCGGTAGCGCAGAAGTTCGCCGATATCCGCGCGCGGGCGGCGCGCCACGGGCGCACGCTCAGGCTTGGCGTGCGCCTGCACGTGATCGTGCGCGAGACCAACGATGAAGCGTGGGCCGCCGCTGAGCGCCTGATCAGCAAGCTCGACGACGACGATATCCGCCGCGCCCAGGAAAACTACGCGCGCATGGATTCGGTGGGCCAGCGCCGCATGGCAGAGCTGCACGGCGGCAGCCGCGACAAGCTCGAGATCAGCCCGAACCTGTGGGCCGGCGTGGGTCTCGTGCGCGGCGGCGCGGGTACGGCGCTGGTGGGCGACCCGCAAATCGTGGCGGCGCGCCTCAAGGAATACGTGGACGCCGGCGCGGACAGCTTCGTGCTCTCCGGCTACCCGCACCTCGAGGAGGCGATCCGCTTCGCCGAACTGGTGTTCCCGCTGCTGCCGGGCAAGAAACCGGTGACGTTGCGCGATCAAGCGTTGACGGGTGGCGCGTTTGACGTGCGTGCGCGTTAG
- the pdxR gene encoding MocR-like pyridoxine biosynthesis transcription factor PdxR: MEPVLQVDIALPEHGSREILHALHRQLRGAIVEGRLAPGLRLPSSRSLARHCGVARNTVLAAYDLLLAQGYIVTRPGSGTFVGEAAVRGGASPSSPARALKIAATGDPRLSERWRVPPALVRLDPSANYEYDFILGLPDKRTFAFDVWRRLSARALRGLSRTPAMYAEPEGRPALREAIAHHVSYARAVACEAGDVVVTAGAQQAFDLLARVLVTPGKTVVALEDPGYPPLRRAFALAGARIAGVCVDAEGIVVDALPPDARVICVTPSHQFPLGVPMSAARRRALLAFAQRHGAVVIEDDYDGEFRHDDRPLDALQTLDRHASVCYVGTFSKCLFPGLRMGYVVAPAWLRDALVAARQCADWHGNLLAQDTLAAFMREGHMVRHIRKMRAQYRTRRDALLEALARHCGTFALPVAPAAGLHLAAALDASVHADALVSAAARAGIRVQALAGFAIEPRTALEGLAFGFGMIEAQRIDAAIARLAACVR; this comes from the coding sequence ATGGAACCAGTCTTGCAGGTCGACATCGCCTTGCCCGAGCATGGATCGCGCGAGATCCTGCATGCGCTGCATCGTCAATTGCGCGGGGCCATCGTCGAAGGCCGGCTCGCACCCGGGCTGCGTCTGCCTTCGAGCCGCTCGCTCGCCCGGCATTGCGGCGTCGCGCGCAATACCGTGCTTGCGGCCTACGATCTGCTCCTCGCGCAGGGCTATATCGTCACGCGTCCGGGCAGCGGGACGTTCGTGGGCGAAGCCGCGGTGCGCGGCGGCGCGTCGCCGTCCAGCCCGGCCAGGGCGCTCAAAATCGCGGCAACAGGCGACCCACGCCTGAGCGAGCGCTGGCGCGTGCCGCCTGCCCTCGTGCGGCTCGATCCCAGCGCGAACTACGAATACGATTTCATCCTCGGCTTGCCCGACAAGCGCACGTTCGCCTTCGACGTCTGGCGGCGGCTTTCAGCGCGCGCGCTGCGTGGACTGTCCAGAACGCCAGCCATGTATGCCGAACCGGAAGGCCGCCCCGCGTTGCGCGAGGCGATTGCGCACCACGTTTCCTATGCGCGCGCCGTGGCCTGCGAGGCTGGCGATGTCGTCGTCACGGCCGGCGCGCAACAGGCGTTCGACCTGCTCGCGCGCGTGCTCGTCACGCCGGGCAAGACCGTGGTTGCGCTGGAGGACCCCGGCTACCCTCCGCTGCGACGCGCGTTCGCGCTGGCGGGCGCCCGTATCGCGGGTGTGTGCGTCGACGCCGAGGGTATCGTCGTGGACGCCCTGCCGCCCGATGCGCGCGTGATCTGCGTCACGCCTTCGCATCAGTTTCCGTTAGGTGTCCCAATGTCGGCGGCCAGGCGTCGCGCGCTGCTCGCATTCGCGCAACGGCACGGCGCAGTTGTGATCGAAGACGACTACGACGGCGAATTCCGTCACGACGACCGCCCGCTCGACGCGCTGCAAACGCTCGATCGCCATGCGAGCGTCTGCTATGTCGGCACGTTTTCCAAATGCCTCTTTCCAGGCTTGCGGATGGGGTATGTCGTCGCGCCTGCCTGGCTGCGCGACGCGCTGGTCGCCGCGCGCCAGTGTGCAGATTGGCACGGCAATCTGCTTGCGCAGGACACGCTCGCGGCGTTCATGCGCGAGGGGCATATGGTGCGGCACATCCGCAAGATGCGCGCGCAGTACCGCACGCGCCGCGACGCGCTACTGGAGGCGCTCGCACGTCATTGCGGCACGTTCGCGCTGCCCGTCGCGCCTGCCGCGGGGCTCCATCTCGCCGCGGCGCTCGACGCAAGCGTGCACGCCGATGCGCTCGTCAGCGCCGCCGCGCGAGCGGGAATCCGCGTGCAGGCGCTGGCCGGTTTTGCAATTGAGCCCCGCACGGCGCTTGAGGGACTTGCGTTTGGCTTTGGCATGATCGAGGCGCAGCGTATCGACGCAGCGATTGCGCGTCTTGCCGCCTGTGTTCGCTAA
- a CDS encoding DUF427 domain-containing protein codes for MDTRTVKIPGPDHPITVEPAHTRVVVKAGGRVVADTRRALTLREASYPAVFYIPREDADMSLLSRTEHKSWCPYKGEASYYSITPGGARAVNAIWTYETPHEAVATIKDHLAFYPDRVDSIETSD; via the coding sequence ATGGACACACGCACCGTCAAGATTCCCGGCCCCGATCATCCGATCACGGTCGAGCCGGCGCATACGCGCGTGGTGGTGAAAGCAGGCGGGCGCGTCGTTGCCGACACGCGCCGCGCGCTCACGCTGCGCGAGGCGAGCTATCCGGCAGTGTTTTACATCCCGCGGGAAGACGCCGATATGTCGTTGCTCTCACGCACGGAACACAAGAGCTGGTGCCCATACAAGGGCGAGGCTTCGTATTACTCGATCACACCAGGCGGCGCGCGAGCCGTGAACGCGATATGGACCTATGAAACACCCCATGAAGCGGTGGCGACAATCAAGGATCATCTTGCGTTCTACCCGGATCGCGTCGATTCGATCGAAACGTCCGATTGA
- a CDS encoding type II toxin-antitoxin system HipA family toxin, with amino-acid sequence MGRKSHSRALSVWANGERVGTWLMMPSGDTELRYDDAWRRSPLGRPLSLSLPFGIGDVPLRGERVQHYFDNLLPDSEPIRRRIATRFRTDTLDAFDLLKAIGRDCVGAVQLLGEDETPGRVDRIEGTALSDAVIERLLLETAGALPGGALEADDLRISLAGAQEKTALLRHRGKWLLPRGATPTTHIFKLPLGLIGHRKVDFNTSVENEWLCLALLRAYGLPASQAQILTFGAQKVLCVERFDRTRSRAGGLLRLPQEDFCQALGVPPHRKYEAHGGPGVREIAGLLRQSQQAREDLETFLMAQIVFWMLAAPDGHAKNFSIRLLPAGRFQLAPLYDVMSIWPVEGDGGNQWSWHKASLAMAVWGKARHYRMRDVKRTHFDATARLCHYGPDAGPLIERVLARTPGAIEEVAAALPEGFPERVAERLFDGLRFSAERLAAR; translated from the coding sequence ATGGGCCGCAAATCGCATTCGCGCGCGCTATCGGTCTGGGCCAACGGCGAGCGTGTGGGCACGTGGCTCATGATGCCCTCGGGCGACACCGAATTGCGTTACGACGACGCCTGGAGGCGCTCGCCCCTGGGTCGCCCGCTTTCGCTCTCGCTGCCGTTCGGCATTGGCGATGTGCCATTGCGCGGCGAGCGTGTGCAGCACTATTTCGACAATCTCCTGCCCGACAGCGAGCCCATCCGTCGCCGCATCGCCACGCGTTTTCGCACGGATACGCTCGACGCCTTCGACCTGCTCAAGGCCATCGGACGCGATTGCGTAGGCGCGGTGCAACTGCTGGGCGAGGACGAAACGCCGGGCCGTGTCGACCGCATCGAAGGCACGGCGTTGAGCGATGCCGTCATCGAACGCCTGCTGCTCGAAACGGCCGGGGCGCTGCCCGGCGGCGCGCTTGAGGCCGACGATCTGCGCATTTCGCTGGCGGGCGCGCAGGAGAAGACCGCGCTATTGCGCCACCGCGGCAAGTGGCTGCTGCCGCGCGGCGCCACGCCCACGACCCATATTTTCAAGCTGCCGCTGGGGCTGATCGGCCATCGCAAGGTGGACTTCAACACCTCGGTCGAAAACGAATGGCTTTGCCTGGCACTGCTGAGAGCCTACGGATTGCCCGCTTCGCAGGCGCAGATCCTCACGTTCGGTGCGCAGAAAGTGCTCTGCGTCGAGCGCTTCGATCGTACGCGGTCGCGCGCGGGCGGCCTGCTGCGCTTGCCGCAGGAGGACTTCTGCCAGGCGCTCGGCGTGCCGCCGCATCGCAAGTACGAAGCGCATGGCGGTCCCGGCGTGCGCGAGATTGCGGGCCTCTTGCGCCAGTCGCAGCAGGCGCGGGAGGACCTCGAAACGTTTCTCATGGCGCAAATCGTCTTCTGGATGCTCGCCGCGCCGGACGGCCACGCGAAGAATTTCAGCATCCGCTTGTTGCCTGCAGGGCGCTTTCAGCTCGCGCCGCTCTACGACGTCATGTCGATCTGGCCCGTGGAGGGCGACGGCGGCAATCAGTGGTCGTGGCACAAGGCGTCGCTTGCCATGGCGGTGTGGGGCAAGGCGCGCCACTATCGCATGCGAGACGTGAAGCGTACGCATTTCGACGCCACCGCGCGACTGTGCCACTACGGGCCGGATGCGGGGCCGTTGATCGAGCGAGTACTGGCGCGCACGCCCGGTGCGATAGAAGAAGTCGCGGCCGCGCTGCCTGAAGGCTTTCCCGAGCGAGTGGCCGAGCGGCTGTTCGACGGGTTGCGATTTTCCGCGGAGCGGCTCGCAGCGCGGTAA
- a CDS encoding haloalkane dehalogenase — protein sequence MNTVTTTAPAISASDPHPRERAAIPGGAIVYVETGEGEPIVMLHGNPTSSRLWRNVIPHLSDAYRCLAPDLAGMGDSPAAPDGACRLADHARYLDAWFDAVLPRERVTLVLHDWGSALGFDWARRHPRRVNAIAYMEAIVQPRQWRDFPPEREPLFRALRGEDGERLVLDENFFVETVLPHSVLRALTPEEMEAWRRPFATRESRRTTLVWARELPIEGEPADVTQVVQAYGAWLAASDIPKLLIRAEPGALLTGRALDACRGWPNQRETAVAGIHYIQEDAPHEIGAAVREFLDDLAAGCAP from the coding sequence ATGAACACCGTTACCACGACAGCCCCCGCAATCAGCGCCAGCGATCCGCATCCTCGTGAGCGCGCGGCCATTCCGGGCGGCGCGATCGTCTACGTCGAAACGGGCGAGGGCGAACCCATTGTCATGCTGCACGGCAATCCCACTTCTTCGCGTCTATGGCGCAACGTGATTCCGCATTTGAGCGACGCTTACCGTTGCCTCGCGCCAGACCTTGCCGGCATGGGCGATTCGCCTGCCGCGCCCGATGGCGCGTGCCGCCTTGCCGATCACGCGCGGTATCTCGACGCGTGGTTCGACGCTGTGCTGCCGCGCGAGCGCGTCACGCTGGTGCTCCACGACTGGGGCTCGGCGCTGGGCTTCGACTGGGCGCGTCGCCACCCGCGGCGCGTGAATGCGATCGCTTATATGGAGGCCATCGTGCAACCGCGTCAGTGGCGCGATTTCCCGCCCGAGCGCGAGCCGCTCTTTCGCGCGCTGCGCGGCGAGGACGGCGAACGTCTTGTGCTCGACGAGAACTTCTTCGTCGAAACGGTGTTGCCGCATAGCGTGCTGCGCGCACTGACGCCGGAAGAAATGGAGGCGTGGCGCAGGCCGTTCGCGACGCGCGAATCGCGCAGAACGACGCTCGTGTGGGCGCGCGAACTGCCGATCGAAGGCGAGCCAGCCGACGTGACGCAGGTGGTTCAGGCCTACGGAGCATGGCTCGCGGCGAGCGATATCCCCAAGCTGCTGATCCGCGCGGAGCCCGGCGCACTGCTAACCGGCCGCGCGCTGGACGCTTGCCGTGGCTGGCCGAACCAGCGCGAAACCGCGGTGGCAGGGATTCACTACATTCAGGAGGACGCGCCGCACGAGATCGGCGCGGCCGTACGCGAATTCCTGGACGATCTGGCGGCGGGGTGTGCTCCCTGA